A genomic segment from Vanacampus margaritifer isolate UIUO_Vmar chromosome 3, RoL_Vmar_1.0, whole genome shotgun sequence encodes:
- the rpl35 gene encoding large ribosomal subunit protein uL29 has product MAKIKARDLRGKKKEELLKQLDDLKNELSQLRVAKVTGGAASKLSKIRVVRKSIARVLTVINQTQKENLRKFYKGKKYKPLDLRPKKTRALRRRLNKHEESLRTKKRQRKDLLYSMRKFAVKA; this is encoded by the exons ATG GCCAAGATAAAGGCAAGAGATTTGCGTGGTAAGAAGAAGGAGGAGCTGCTCAAGCAGCTGGATGACCTGAAAAATGAATTGTCACAGCTTCGTGTGGCCAAAGTAACCGGCGGTGCTGCGTCTAAGCTGTCGAAGAT TCGTGTTGTCCGCAAATCTATCGCCAGAGTCCTGACGGTCATCAACCAGACTCAAAAGGAGAATCTAAGAAAGTTCTACAAG GGCAAGAAGTACAAGCCCCTGGATCTGAGGCCTAAGAAGACCAGAGCTCTGCGTCGCCGCCTCAACAAACATGAGGAGAGTCTGCGCACAAAGAAACGGCAGAGGAAAGATCTTCTTTACTCAATGCGCAAATTTGCTGTCAAAGCTTGA
- the LOC144049160 gene encoding uncharacterized protein LOC144049160 isoform X1, with amino-acid sequence MSGCFRVNNCKCIMKDGSGVINLQAMGDADGFLGRMKPIHEEDGPVNAEFLLTFSPCQSFSQPEDLTGSDCTNVAACLIVRYQRFNRDIHRYISFGGHDGNEFHYNDTLRTLSVSYFGLNELPLTIVHYYCNPNESSSFIRDQRLKVEEPLQIWVESPCACPNACAIGDLGLGSIFLIILSLSAAAYFILGSCALRPFRGSSGVQISPEHNVWCMICYLFTEKRPARRQYTDMTHSDATLKDQMLS; translated from the exons ATG TCCGGCTGCTTCAGAGTCAACAACTGCAAATGCATCATGAAGGATGGCAGTGGCGTGATAAATCTGCAAGCTATGGGAGACGCAGATGGTTTCCTGGGGCGGATGAAGCCTATCCATGAAGAGGACGGGCCAGTCAATGCCGAGTTCCTGCTCACCTTCAGCCCGTGCCAGTCTTTCTCGCAGCCGGAGGACCTGACAGGAAGTGACTGTACCAATGTTGCTGCATGCCTCATTGTCAG GTATCAAAGGTTCAACAGAGACATTCACCGCTATATCAGCTTTGGTGGACATGATGGCAATGAATTTCATTACAATGATACTCTGAGGACACTTTCTGTCTCCTACTTTG GGCTCAATGAACTTCCACTGACGATTGtgcattattattgtaatccaaATGAGTCTTCATCCTTTATTCGGGACCAGAGGCTGAAGGTAGAGGAGCCCCTGCAAATCTGGGTGGAGAGTCCCTGTGCTTGCCCAAACGCCTGCGCTATTGGAGATCTGGGTCTTGGCTCCATCTTCCTTATTATCCTGTCTCTCAGTGCTGCTGCTTACTTCATACTTG GCTCCTGTGCACTGAGACCTTTTCGGGGGAGCAGTGGTGTTCAAATCTCTCCAGAACACAATGTGTGGTGTATGATCTGCTACCTCTTCACCGAGAAAAGGCCAGCAAGAAGACAATATACAGACATGACACATTCGGATGCAACGCTGAAAGACCAGATGCTGTCTTAG
- the LOC144049160 gene encoding uncharacterized protein LOC144049160 isoform X2 — MKDGSGVINLQAMGDADGFLGRMKPIHEEDGPVNAEFLLTFSPCQSFSQPEDLTGSDCTNVAACLIVRYQRFNRDIHRYISFGGHDGNEFHYNDTLRTLSVSYFGLNELPLTIVHYYCNPNESSSFIRDQRLKVEEPLQIWVESPCACPNACAIGDLGLGSIFLIILSLSAAAYFILGSCALRPFRGSSGVQISPEHNVWCMICYLFTEKRPARRQYTDMTHSDATLKDQMLS, encoded by the exons ATGAAGGATGGCAGTGGCGTGATAAATCTGCAAGCTATGGGAGACGCAGATGGTTTCCTGGGGCGGATGAAGCCTATCCATGAAGAGGACGGGCCAGTCAATGCCGAGTTCCTGCTCACCTTCAGCCCGTGCCAGTCTTTCTCGCAGCCGGAGGACCTGACAGGAAGTGACTGTACCAATGTTGCTGCATGCCTCATTGTCAG GTATCAAAGGTTCAACAGAGACATTCACCGCTATATCAGCTTTGGTGGACATGATGGCAATGAATTTCATTACAATGATACTCTGAGGACACTTTCTGTCTCCTACTTTG GGCTCAATGAACTTCCACTGACGATTGtgcattattattgtaatccaaATGAGTCTTCATCCTTTATTCGGGACCAGAGGCTGAAGGTAGAGGAGCCCCTGCAAATCTGGGTGGAGAGTCCCTGTGCTTGCCCAAACGCCTGCGCTATTGGAGATCTGGGTCTTGGCTCCATCTTCCTTATTATCCTGTCTCTCAGTGCTGCTGCTTACTTCATACTTG GCTCCTGTGCACTGAGACCTTTTCGGGGGAGCAGTGGTGTTCAAATCTCTCCAGAACACAATGTGTGGTGTATGATCTGCTACCTCTTCACCGAGAAAAGGCCAGCAAGAAGACAATATACAGACATGACACATTCGGATGCAACGCTGAAAGACCAGATGCTGTCTTAG